The Couchioplanes caeruleus nucleotide sequence CACCTGGGCGGAGGGCGCGCTGGGCTTCACCTCGATGGGCGCCATCGTCACGTGGCTGCCGCTGTTCCTGTTCGTGGTGCTGTTCGGCCTGTCGATGGACTACCACGTGTTCGTGGTGAGCCGGATCCGCGAGGCGGTGCTGCGGGGCGTGCCGAACCGTGAGGCCGTCGCCGAGGGCATCACCGGCTCGGCGGGCGTGGTCACCAGCGCCGCCATCGTGATGGTCGCGGTCTTCTCGATCTTCGCCACGCTGTCCACGATCGACATGAAGCAGCTGGGCGTGGGGCTGGCCGCCGCGATCCTGCTGGACGCGACGCTGATCCGGGCGGTCGTGCTGCCGGCGCTGATGACGCTGCTCGGCGACGCGAACTGGTGGGCCCCGCGCCTGCTCCGCGGCCGCGGACGGCACGCCGCACACGGCCCGGCCGTCACGCCGCGCGCCGAGGAACCCCGCGAGCTGGTGGAGGTCGGCTGAGAAGGAACGGACGGTGCAGGAGGGCCGGGGGTGGACGTGGCGGCGTTCACCCCCGGCCCCGTTCTGCGCCCACCCGGGGCGAAACCCATGGATCAGAGCTTGGCAGCGACCCTACAGCAGGCTCCCGGCTCCGTGGGACGGTTCGACGACGCGACGATGTCCCGCAGGGTCACGCCCTCGGCCCGTTCCACGACGATCGGCGACCACGAGTCGCCCGTGCCGGTTCCGCGCAGCGTGCAGTCGCGGATCGTGGTGTCGCGGTACCGCAGGACGCTGACGTGGCCGTCCACCTCGCTGCGGCCCCAGCCGGCGACGCGGACCGCGTACCGGGGACCGTGCCAGCTCACGCAGACCCCGGAGATGTCGATGGCGGAGCCGACGTGCTCCGAGGAGGTGACGAAGCGGTCGGTGTTGTCGCCCGGGAGCAGCCGGAAGCCCATCTCGACGTCGCGCAGGCAGGCCCCCTCGACCCGGACGTCGTGCACCGAGCTGAGATAGAAGCCCTCGATCGCGTCGGTCACCCGCAGGTCGGTGATCGTGAGGCGGTGCGGGTGGTACGTGGGTCCCTCGATCGTGGACACGTCCGCGCCGACCGCGCCCCAGTGCACCGCGACGCCGGTGTAGCCGCCGCGGATCGTCACGTCGTGCACCGAGGTGTCGCGGACCGCGCCCATGATCGCGATGCAGTTGGCGTGCTTCTCGCCCGGGCGCTCGACGTGCACGCGGCGGATGTCGACGCCGGAGATCCATCCGGGGGCCGCCGGGTAGAGGTAGTCGCCGACCGTGATCGCCGTGCCGCGGTCGCCGCCGTGCTCACCCGGATCCGCCGGAGGCGGCCGCAGACCCAGATCACTCACGGACACGTCGGAGCCGACGATGTGCAGCACCGGGTGCCCGGTTCCGCCGGCCGGCTCCAGCCAGGTGCGGGGGCGCCCGCCGTTCGCGCCGGCCACCTCCGAGCCGCGGACGCTCCAGCCGCCGGGGACGCGCAGGCCGTCGGCGAGCGCGTGCGTACCGGGCGGAAGTTCGAGCTTTCCCGCGGGGACGGTGTCCAGCACCTCCTGCAGCAGGCGGCGGTTGCGGTGCGGGTCGGCGCCGAGCTCCGGGCGGTGGATCATCGGCCCGGCACCACGACGCGGCAGGACAGGCCCCGATCGCCCGGGTCGAGACCGATCAGAACCGGTCCCTCGGCGGTGCCGGTGCGGCGCACGTCGAGGCCACCGGCACCGCGGCCCACGACCTCCAGGCCGACGGGTACGCCGGTCAGCAGATCGATCGCCTGCACACCGACGCCGGCGTGCGGGCGGGACCTGTGCACCTCGGCCACCACGCGGGTGCCGGCGCGGCGGGCGGCCCGGAGCACCTTGAACCCGGCGCGGGCCGGCTTGCGGCGGGTCCACCTGTTCGACGGGGAGCGCGGGAGCGGCGGGGCGGGCGTCACCGGGGACAGTTCCAGGCGGAACCGCTCGGGGCTGCCGGGCGGCAGGACGGCGAGGTCACAACCCGTGGCAGGGTGTGCGGCCGGTGCTGCGGTCGTCGCCGGCTGTGCCCGTACCGAAATCGTGTCGATCCGCACGCCCAGCGCGGAACGCGCGGAATACCGGCCCTCCGCCCACCCGGGTCGCGGGGGTTCGGCGAGCTCGACCATCAGCAGGCCGTCGCCCTCCAGCTCGGCCGCGGTCAGGTCGAACTCGAGCGTGAGCTTCGCGCCGCCGGCCCGCCGCAGGCCCTGGCGGCGGGCCAGCACGGCCGCCCCCCGCAGCCGGCCCTGCGCGCGCAGCAGCACCACCCGGGGCAGCTCGGGGGCGAGCCGCGACGGGCGCACCCGGTCGGACCACCAGCGGGTGCCCACCTCGTCGAGGTGGATCCGCACGGCGACCCGGGTGCCGACGCCGGGGCTGCTGACCTTGAGGCCGACGGCGCCGTGGTCGCCGGTCACCCGGCCCACGATGCCCTGGCCGCGCACCACCTGGTCGACGATGCCCAGGCCGGGGTCGCGGCCGCTGGTCACCTCGATCGGCAGGCCCTCGATGACGTGCTGCGGCTCGTCGTAGTCGGTGGCGAACCAGGACCCGATCATGCGCCGGTCCCGAGGGTCCGGAAGTCGGTGCGGGTGAGCATCGGCTCCCTGCGAGTCCACATGCGCTCGACGGACGAGAACAGCGGGTCGGCGTCGGCCTCGATGTGCCGGAACGTCGCGCGCATGGTCTTGAGCAGCGTGTCCGCCGGCCAGACCTCCCACTGTGGAACGAGCGGGGTGACCACGTCGGTGCCGCTGCGGTAGAGCCACAGCCACAGCCGGGCGCGCCGGACCTGCTCCTCGCTGACCAGGTCGACGCCGTCGCGGATCGCCGCGATGCTCTGCTCGAGCGTCTTCCAGTACGCGTCCTGGTCCTCCACCACCGTGGACAGCCCGCACGAGCTCCACTCCGACCAGCCCGCCTGGATGACCGGGATCCCGTACGCCGGCAGCTCGTTGCTGACGCTGCCGCGCACGGTGACGCCGAGGTCGGTGAGGCTCCACAGCGCGTTCTTGCTGAGCGTGGCGCTGGGCCGGAACGCCATGTGCTTCACGCGCTTGTACTGCGCGGCGACGGAGTCGAAGAAGCCGGTCGAGTCGTAGAGCGCCTGGCTGGGGTGGTCGAGGAAGAGCCACTGCGCGTCGGTGTTCCCGGCGGCGTGCGCGGTCGTGTCGGCGAACCAGTCGGCGAGGCTCGGGAACAGCTCGCGGTTGGTGCCGAGCGCGTCCGACACCGCGTGGTTGAAGACCGTGACGACGGGCCGCGCCGGGTCGAAGCCCAGCCGGTCGACGACGTGGGTGCGCAGCCGCGCCCGTTCCGCCGGGTTGTTGAGGTCGACGGACGCGGTGACGCCGCCGCGCCACCAGCTCGGCCGGCCGAGGTTGACCTTGGCCCGCCAGGCCACCAGCTCGGCGTTCGGCCGCAGCTGCTCGTGCCGGGGCCAGATCTGCGTCTCGAAGACGTCGCCGATCTGCCGGGTGAGCTCCTCGCGGAACGTGCCGGTGCCGGTGTCGGTCTCCGGGTAGAGCCCGTACGCCTTCAGGCAGCCGGTCTGCTGGGTGTGGATGATCGGCACCCGGGCACGCCGGGCGGACTCGACGGCCAGCCCCCACTGGTCGTAGTCGACGTGGCTGGTGACCAGCGCGACCACGTTGCGCCGCATCAGCTCCTCGTAGAAGTCCGAGAGCCGGGTGGCGTACGCGTGCCGCAACCGGTAGTCCGGCCGCGCCCGGTAGCCCTCGGGCAGCCGCGGCACCTTGGCCAGCCGGCAGTACGTGGCGTCGGTGTAGGCCACGATCGTCTCGTCCGCCCGGGCCGGCGTGTCCGACTGCCGGATCCGCTCCCACACGTCGATGACCTCGGACGCGGCGAACGCCTCGGACACCTTGCGGACCACGCCGACGTCGAAGCCCTTCCACAGCGTGCGCATCCACGCGTCCTCGACGCCGGTGAGCACCACCATCCGCGCCGGGTGCAGCTTGCGGATGGCGTTGGCGAACGCCAGGTTGCGCAGGTTCACCCGGATGTCCAGGTGGAACGCCTCCACCACGACCACCGCGTCGTCAGCGGGGTGCGGGAGGTTCTTCTCCCAGTAGACCGCCGCCGACTCCAGGAACCACTGGAGCTCCTTGCTGTTCGCGTTCAGCCACACCGTCTTGTTCCGTGCCTCTCAGATCAGGTCCCAGGACAGCGGCGTGCCCTTGGCCGCGTCCCGCTGGAAGGTGCGCCCGAGCACCAGGCCGATGGTGTCGGGGGCCAGGCCGCCGGTCGGGCGGATGGAGCGGACGTTCTCCTCGGTGACCGGGTCGCCCGCGCGCACGTCGGTCACCACGTAGAGGGAGCGACGGAAGCGCAGACCCTCCTTCTCGGCCTCGGTCGGGCCGATGGCGGTCGTGCCCAGCGCCTGCCAGGCCCGTTCCGACTCGACGACCAGCGCGGCGAGCTCCTGCGGCTCCAGTGAGAAGGCCGAGTCCACGCCGCCGTCGCGGCGGTCCAGCGTCACGTGCTTCTCGATCAGGCAGGCGCCGAAGGCCACGCTCGCCACCGGTACGCCGATGCCGAGCGTGTGGTCGCTGAGCCCGATCGGCACCCGGAACGCCTCGGCGAGCACCGGGATGCGCCGCAGGTTGGTGTGCTCGGGCGGGGCCGGGTACGACGCGGTGCAGGAGAGCACGACGATGTCCCGGCAACCGGCGCCGCGGGCGGCGTCCACCGCGGCGGCGATCTCCTGCACGCTCGCCATCCCGGTGGAGATGATCAGCGGCTTGCGGGTGCTCGCGCAGAGCCGGATCAGCGGCAGGTCGGTGATCTCCGACGAGGCGATCTTGTACATCGGGGCGTCGAGCTTCTCGAGCAGCTCCACCGCCGTACGGTCGAACGGGCTGGAGAACGGCGTCAGGCCGCGTTCCCGGGCGCGTTCGAAGATCGCCTCGTGCCACTCCCAGGGCGTGTGCGCGCGCTCGTACAGCTGGTAGAGGTACTCGTCGCCCCACAGCTCGTGGCCCTGGGAGATCTGGAAGCGCGGGTGCTTCACGTCCACGGTCATCGTGTCGGCCGTGTACGTCTGGATCTTGATGGCGTGGGCGCCGGCCCCGGCCGCCGCGTCCACCAGCGCCAGCGCGCGGTCGAGGGAGCCGTTGTGGTTGCCCGACATCTCGGCCACGATGTACGGCCGCCGCCCGGCGCCGATCTCCACGTCGTCGACGATCACTGCTCAGTTCCCCTCTCGGTCCACACCACGGTCTGCGGCGTGCCGTCGATCAGCCGTTCGTAGCGCCGGGTCTCGGCGAACCCGAAGCGCCGGTGCAGGGCCAGCACCTGCTTGTTGCTCGCCAGCGTCTCGCCGCCCAGCCGGGTCAGGCCCAGCTCGCCGAACGCGTACCGGACCGCGGCCTGCTCCAGGCGCATCCAGGTGGGCAGCAGGTCCCCGCCGAGCCCGGCGACGTCCAGGTAGAAGCTCCAGCTCGGCGGATCCTCACGCAGGTCGAAGATGACGACGCCCTTGTCGTCGAAGATCAGGACGTGCCGCCGCGGGTCCGCGAGCGCGGCGTCCCACCACTTCGCGTGCTCCTCCGGCGTGATGACGTGCGTGGTCAGGCTGACCGCGCGGACGTCCGGGTGGTTGCGCCAGGTGAGAACGGTGTCCCGATCGGCATCGACGGCAGCTCGCAGCACCGCGTCACCGTAGGGAGGCTGTTTGAGCCCGTTGTGGCGCCGAGGCGAGGGCCGGGGAAACCGCAGGTGACAGCTCGGGGTCGCGCTTGGCCATCCGGTACGCCTGCCGGAGCACTGCGTACAGCGGGTAGTTGTCGAGGCGGACCAACCGGTGCTTGATCCCCGCGTCCCCGGGGTGGCCCGCGGGCAGGTGGCGGCGGTAGTGCGCGGCCAGCCGCTTGAAGAAGGCCCGGCGCGCGCCCGGCTGCAGGCGGCCGTCGTTGCCCGCCACGACCAGCAGGTGGTTGACCATCAAGGTGAACAACTGGTGGCGCAGCCACGGCTCGGGGTTGCGGGCCTCCACCCAGGCGAGCATCCGGTCGTACTGGTCGAAGGCCTCGAAGTGGCGCTCGCTGCGGGTCGCGGTGATCGCGCCGAGCCGGCCGATGCGGTAGTGGTAGCAGACCCGGTCGAGGACGGCGACGGTCTTCGCGCCGATGAGCACCGGGTTGCTGAACGGGACGTCCTCGTACCAGCCGGGCAGGAAGCGCAGGTCCAGCTCGGCCAGCAGCCCGCGGCGCACGATCCGGTTCCAGGCGGTGTGCTGCAGCTTGATCAGGCTGGGCAGCCGGGGGTCCCTGAGCGCGGCGCTGCTCGCGTCGGGCTCCAGCCGGCCGTTCTCGTGCACCCGCAGGTGGTCGACGAGCAGCACGTCGGGGCGCTCGGCGCGCAGCCGCTCCAGCACCGCCCGTACCGAGCCGGCCGGCAGCCAGTCGTCGCTGTCGACGAACCAGACGTACTCGCCGCTCGCCTCGGCCAGGCCGGCGTTGCGGGCCAGCCCCAGGCCGACGTTGCTGCTCAGGTGCACCACGCGCAGGTCGCGGTGGCGGGCCGCGTACGCGTCCAGCATCTCCCCGCAGCCGTCCGGCGAGGCGTCGTCGACCGCGATGACCTCGACGCAGGCGGACTCCTCGGCGGTCAGCCCGGCGCGGATCGACTCCAGGCACTGGTAGAGGTAGCCCTCGACCCCGTACACCGGGACGACCACCGACAGCAGCACGGCATCCATGCCCATCACGCTCGACGGCCAAGGTGACCAACGGCGGAACCCCGGTTGTCCGGGACACGTCCGGGGCGAGGCGAGCCGCAATTCCTCACCCCCGCCCTCCGGCGACCGATCTGGTGCACGTGACGACCGATCGCCTGCTGCGCGCCTCAGGAGCCTGCGCGGGTCTCGCGGCGGCCTGGTTCCTGGTGAACCTCGTGCACCCGGTCGGGCCCCGCGTGCTGCTCTGGCTGCCCAGCGTCGTCGGCGGGATCATCCTGTTCCTCGCGCTGGTGCGCACGGCCCGTACGCAGGCCCTGCCGCTGCCCACCCGCCGGTTCTGGGGGCACATCGCCACGGCCATGGCGTTCATCGGCGTGGGCATCTCGTCCCAGGCGGTCGACGTGCTGACCGAGACGCACCCGGGCGGCCAGCAGACCGGCCCGGTCATGCTCGTCTCGTGCGGCCTCGGCGTGCTGCTCATCATGTACGCCCTGTTCCGCCTCCCCCTGGACCGCCACTCGCCGGGCGAGCTGGTACGCGTGGTGCTGGACGCGGCCACCGTGATGCTCGCGGCCGCCGTGTTCCTCTGGCACTTCAGCACCCAGCCCGCGCTGCACCAGAACGACGGGACCGGTGTCTACCTGTCCCTGATGGTGACGGTCATCGCCATGCTCGCGGTGTTCGCCGTGGCGAAGTTCGTGCTCTCCAGCCACACGTACATCGCCAACTCGGCGCTGCGGCTGCTGGGCGTCGCGATGTTCGTGGGCGCCGTGGCACCGATGTTCCGGCCGACGTTCGAGGCGGTCGACGTCAGCCTGTTCCCCGACATGGTCAGCACGCCGCTCATCTACTGGATCGCCGCCGTCGCCGCGGCGCGCCAGCGCAGCGCCGGGAACCGCCGGTCGCGCGGCCCGGTCGCGCCCCGGCGGAGATCGTTCAGCCTGCTGCCGTACGCGGCCGTCGCGGGCGTCGACGGCCTGCTCGTGTGGGTCACCTGGACGCACAGCTCGGACACCGGCGTGGTGGTCGGCTCCGCGGTGCTGCTGACCGCGCTGGTCGTGCTGCGCCAGGTCACCGCGTTCCGCGACAACAGCCGGCTGCTGGCCCGCCTCGACCACAGCGCCACCCACGACGGCCTGACCGGGCTGGCGAACCGGGCGCTGTTCCAGACCCGGCTGCACACCGCGCTGACCGCCCCCGGCGACCGGCCGGTGGCCGTGGCGCTGATCGACCTGGACGACTTCAAAGAGGTCAACGACACCCTCGGACACGAGGTGGGCGACCTGCTGCTGGCCGAGGTGGCGCAGCGGCTGGCCGCGTGCGTGCGGGCCGGCGACACGGTCGCGCGGCTGGGCGGCGACGAGTTCGTCGTGGTCCTCGACGACGCGGACCCCGCCGCCGCCGACCTGGCCGCCGAGCGGATGACGCAGACGCTGCACGAGCCGGTGCACGCCGACGGCCACGAGCTGCCGATCCGGGCCAGCATCGGCATCGCGGACGGGCACAGCGGCGACGACGCGTCCGTGCTGCTGCGCCGCGCCGACGTCGCCATGTACGCCGCCAAGAAGCTGACCGGCACGACGTACCTGCACTACGCCCCGACGATGGCGACCGCGGGCGCGGACCACGCGCACCTCGGCGCCGAGCTGCGCGAGGCCATCGCCGACGACCAACTCTTCCTGCTGTACCAGCCGATCGTGGCGCTCGACGACGGCCGGATCATGGGCGCGGAGGCGCTGGTCCGCTGGGCCCACCCGCTGCGCGGGGCGCTGGCGCCGGACACGTTCATCCCGGTGGCCGAGCGCACCGGGCTCATCGTGCCGCTGGGCCGGTGGGTCATGCGGACGGCGTTCGCGCAGCTCGCCCGCTGGATGGCCGAGCACGGCGACGCCGCCCCGGGCGTCCTCAACGTCAACGTGTCGGCGCGTGACCTGCGCGAGCCCGGCTTCGCCGACGACGTCGCGGCCCTGCTCGCCGAGTACGCCCTGCCCGCCGACCGCATCGTCCTGGAGATCACCGAGACGATGGCGCTCGAGGGCGGCCAGCCGGTGCTCACCCTGCACCGGCTGCGGGCGCTGGGCGTCCGCATCTCCCTCGACGACTTCGGCACCGGCCACTCGACGCTGACCCTGCTGCACGACTGCCCGATCGACGAGATCAAGCTGGACCGCTCGTTCACCCAGTCGCAGATCGACGACCGGCCGCCGGTCTCCGCGGCGGTCATCCACCTCGCCCAGGCGCTCGGGCTGCACGCGGTGGCCGAGGGCGTGGAGACGGCCGACCAGGCGGAACAGCTGCTGGCGCTCGGCTACATCGCGGCGCAGGGTTACCACTTCGCCCGGCCGATGCCGCCCGAGCTGCTCAGCGAGCTGCTCGCGGCGGGCAGTTCGCTCGCGCCCGCCCTTTCAGGGTTGCCGGTGGCCGGACGCGGGTAGGGAATGGTGCGTAGGCACGCTTCCTCTGGAGGTTCGCATGGGCACCGACGACAAGATCGACAACAAGGCCGAGGAGCTCGGCGGCAAGGTCAAGGAGGGCGTCGGCAAGGCGACCGACGACGAGAAGCTCGAGGCCGAGGGCAAGACCGACCAGAGCGCCTCGAAGCTCAAGCAGGCCGGCGAGAACATCAAGGACGCCTTCAAGAGCTGATCGCGTACGGACGACAGGGCGACCGCCGAAGCGGTCGCCCTTCGCCGTTCCCCGGTCATGCCACCGGCGCCAGCTCCCGCTCGTCGCGCGGCTCGGCCGGCACCGCGGGCGGCGGTTCGTGGGCGATCGACGGCAGCCACCCCAGCCAGCGCGGCAGCCACCAGTTCCGCTCGCCCAGCAGCGCCATCACCGCCGGCAGCAGCACCGCCCGGATGATCGTGGCGTCCAGCAGCACCGCCGCGGCCAGGCCCACGCCGAGCTCCTTCGTCGAGACCAGCGGCAGCGTGGCGAACAGGGCGAACACCGCCACCATCACCACGGCCGCGCTGGTGATCACGCCGGCGGTGCCGCCGATGCCCCGGGCCACCGCCTCCCGCGTCGGCAGGCCGCGGTCGTGCCCCTCGCGGATGCGGCTGAGCACGAACACGTGGTAGTCCATGGACAGCCCGAACAGGATGATGAACAGGAACAGCGGCATCCAGTTGGTGATGCCGCCGGTCGCGGTGAAGTCGAGCTGCTCCTCGAAGTGGCCGTACTGGAAGACGTAGACGAGCATCCCGTACGCCGCGGCGACCGACAGCAGGTTCAGGACCACCCCGGTCACCGCCACCACGACCGAGCGGAACGAGACCAGCAGCAGCAGGAACGCCAGCCCCAGTACGAAGCCGAAGACCCACGGCATCGAGCGGGCCAGCCGTTCGTTGAAGTCGGCGTTCCCGGCCGTGTCACCGGTCACCGCCACCGTGGCGCCCGCGAGCTTCCCGAACGTCCCCGGCGCGACGCTCTCCCGCAGCGTCTTCAGCGCGGCTTCGGACGTACGGTCGGTGCCGCTCCCGGCCAGGCCCACCGACACCACCGCGACCGTCCCGGCGGGATTGACCCGCACCTCGACCGGTTCCCGCAGCCGTCCCGTCGCCGCGGCCTCCCGCTTGAAGGCGGCCAGCGCCGCGTCGAACCGCGCGCCGCGCACGCTCGGCGCCTGCACGACCACCTCGGCCGGCGCGGTCTCGGCCGGGAAGGCCGCGTTGATCCGGTTGTACGCCTGCACCACCGGCACCTTCGGCGACAGGTCCTCCAGGCCCTCTCCCTTCGTCCGCAGGTCCAGCATCGGCGCGGCCAGGGCGGCCAGCGCCGCGACCGCCACGATCGCCGAGACGAGCGGCTTGGCCAGCACCACCCGCAGCACGGCGTTCCACGCCCGCCCGTCGGTACGCCGCCGGTACAGCCCGGGGATCCGTACCGAGTCCACCCGGTCGCCCAGCGCCGAGAGCAGCGCGGGGAGCACCGTCAGCGAGCCCAGAACGGCGGTCGCCACCACGAGGATCGTACCGACCGCGAAGCTCGTGAACGTCGCGTCGTACGTGAAGAACATCCCGGCCATCGCCACGATCACCGTCAGGCCGGACACCCAGATCGACCGGCCCGAGGTCTGCGCGGCGACGACCAGTGCGCGGTGCGGGTCGGCCCTTGCGCCGCTCGTCGCGCTCCCGGCGGATGTAGAACAGGCAGTAGTCGACGCCGACGGCCAGCCCCACCAGCAGCATCACGTGCATCGTGTTGTCCACCGCGGGCGCCAGCCGGCTCGCCCCCGCGAGCAAGCCGATGGCGGCGACGACGGCGGTGACGGCCAGCCCGACCGGCAGCAGCGCGGCGACGACCGCGCCGAAGGCCACCAGCAGGATGCCGAGCGTGATGGGGATGGACAGCAGCGACAGCCGCGTGAGCCCCTCGTCCAGCGCGTCGCCGATGAGCTTGTCACCGCTCGCGTCGCCCGCCTCGGCGACGTAGAGGCGGGCGTGCCGCGCCTGCACTGCGGCGACGGCGTCCAGCACCGGCTGCACCCGGTCCTTCGCGGTCTCCGGGTCACCCGTGAGCGTGAACGGCACCAGCGTCGACCGGCCGTCCTCGGAGGTGAGCGCATCGGCGACCCCGGCCACCTCCGGGCGCGCCTTCAGCGTCCGGGTGACGTCGGCGACCGCGGCCTTGCGGTCGGCGCCCTGGACGATCACCATCTCGCCGGCCGGGCGTACGGGGAAGCCGGCCTGCTCGACGATCCGGTCCGCCCGGCCCGACTCGCCGTGCCCCATGTCGGCCGAGCCTGCGTCCCGGGTGCCGATCTGTCCGCTCAGGACGGTGACGCCGACGACGAAGGCGATCCAGCCGAGAATCGCCAGAGTGCGGTGGCGCGCACTCCAGACCGCGGCGCGGGCCGCTATTCCACTGACGTTCTCCCTGTTCCTCATGAG carries:
- a CDS encoding putative bifunctional diguanylate cyclase/phosphodiesterase, which translates into the protein MTTDRLLRASGACAGLAAAWFLVNLVHPVGPRVLLWLPSVVGGIILFLALVRTARTQALPLPTRRFWGHIATAMAFIGVGISSQAVDVLTETHPGGQQTGPVMLVSCGLGVLLIMYALFRLPLDRHSPGELVRVVLDAATVMLAAAVFLWHFSTQPALHQNDGTGVYLSLMVTVIAMLAVFAVAKFVLSSHTYIANSALRLLGVAMFVGAVAPMFRPTFEAVDVSLFPDMVSTPLIYWIAAVAAARQRSAGNRRSRGPVAPRRRSFSLLPYAAVAGVDGLLVWVTWTHSSDTGVVVGSAVLLTALVVLRQVTAFRDNSRLLARLDHSATHDGLTGLANRALFQTRLHTALTAPGDRPVAVALIDLDDFKEVNDTLGHEVGDLLLAEVAQRLAACVRAGDTVARLGGDEFVVVLDDADPAAADLAAERMTQTLHEPVHADGHELPIRASIGIADGHSGDDASVLLRRADVAMYAAKKLTGTTYLHYAPTMATAGADHAHLGAELREAIADDQLFLLYQPIVALDDGRIMGAEALVRWAHPLRGALAPDTFIPVAERTGLIVPLGRWVMRTAFAQLARWMAEHGDAAPGVLNVNVSARDLREPGFADDVAALLAEYALPADRIVLEITETMALEGGQPVLTLHRLRALGVRISLDDFGTGHSTLTLLHDCPIDEIKLDRSFTQSQIDDRPPVSAAVIHLAQALGLHAVAEGVETADQAEQLLALGYIAAQGYHFARPMPPELLSELLAAGSSLAPALSGLPVAGRG
- a CDS encoding MMPL family transporter yields the protein MLDLRTKGEGLEDLSPKVPVVQAYNRINAAFPAETAPAEVVVQAPSVRGARFDAALAAFKREAAATGRLREPVEVRVNPAGTVAVVSVGLAGSGTDRTSEAALKTLRESVAPGTFGKLAGATVAVTGDTAGNADFNERLARSMPWVFGFVLGLAFLLLLVSFRSVVVAVTGVVLNLLSVAAAYGMLVYVFQYGHFEEQLDFTATGGITNWMPLFLFIILFGLSMDYHVFVLSRIREGHDRGLPTREAVARGIGGTAGVITSAAVVMVAVFALFATLPLVSTKELGVGLAAAVLLDATIIRAVLLPAVMALLGERNWWLPRWLGWLPSIAHEPPPAVPAEPRDERELAPVA
- a CDS encoding glycosyltransferase family 2 protein produces the protein MDAVLLSVVVPVYGVEGYLYQCLESIRAGLTAEESACVEVIAVDDASPDGCGEMLDAYAARHRDLRVVHLSSNVGLGLARNAGLAEASGEYVWFVDSDDWLPAGSVRAVLERLRAERPDVLLVDHLRVHENGRLEPDASSAALRDPRLPSLIKLQHTAWNRIVRRGLLAELDLRFLPGWYEDVPFSNPVLIGAKTVAVLDRVCYHYRIGRLGAITATRSERHFEAFDQYDRMLAWVEARNPEPWLRHQLFTLMVNHLLVVAGNDGRLQPGARRAFFKRLAAHYRRHLPAGHPGDAGIKHRLVRLDNYPLYAVLRQAYRMAKRDPELSPAVSPALASAPQRAQTASLR
- a CDS encoding CsbD family protein, which translates into the protein MGTDDKIDNKAEELGGKVKEGVGKATDDEKLEAEGKTDQSASKLKQAGENIKDAFKS
- a CDS encoding GNAT family N-acetyltransferase, with the protein product MLRAAVDADRDTVLTWRNHPDVRAVSLTTHVITPEEHAKWWDAALADPRRHVLIFDDKGVVIFDLREDPPSWSFYLDVAGLGGDLLPTWMRLEQAAVRYAFGELGLTRLGGETLASNKQVLALHRRFGFAETRRYERLIDGTPQTVVWTERGTEQ
- the pseI gene encoding pseudaminic acid synthase, coding for MIVDDVEIGAGRRPYIVAEMSGNHNGSLDRALALVDAAAGAGAHAIKIQTYTADTMTVDVKHPRFQISQGHELWGDEYLYQLYERAHTPWEWHEAIFERARERGLTPFSSPFDRTAVELLEKLDAPMYKIASSEITDLPLIRLCASTRKPLIISTGMASVQEIAAAVDAARGAGCRDIVVLSCTASYPAPPEHTNLRRIPVLAEAFRVPIGLSDHTLGIGVPVASVAFGACLIEKHVTLDRRDGGVDSAFSLEPQELAALVVESERAWQALGTTAIGPTEAEKEGLRFRRSLYVVTDVRAGDPVTEENVRSIRPTGGLAPDTIGLVLGRTFQRDAAKGTPLSWDLI